A genomic stretch from Achromobacter spanius includes:
- a CDS encoding helix-turn-helix domain-containing protein, whose protein sequence is MCCAQLGKPAPPWSRTPREINGAYMAAPRPAQSPAMGKHQSRAQFGASSPTTDVRGAAELLSVHPKTVLGLIDDAAIPAAKVGRAYVMLVKDVIAYLEKMIVVQTSARMRAPTKAQRQGPSRAGSRSASSSGGSCAQ, encoded by the coding sequence ATGTGCTGCGCGCAGCTCGGCAAGCCCGCGCCGCCCTGGTCGCGCACCCCACGAGAAATTAACGGAGCCTATATGGCAGCCCCCCGCCCCGCGCAATCGCCCGCAATGGGCAAACACCAATCACGCGCCCAATTCGGCGCAAGTTCCCCCACCACAGACGTGCGGGGCGCCGCTGAATTACTGAGCGTTCACCCGAAAACCGTTCTTGGCTTGATCGACGATGCCGCCATTCCGGCCGCCAAGGTCGGCCGCGCCTACGTTATGTTGGTCAAGGACGTGATTGCCTACTTGGAAAAGATGATCGTCGTGCAGACCAGCGCCCGAATGCGAGCGCCTACCAAAGCCCAGCGGCAAGGTCCGAGCCGCGCAGGTTCGCGTAGCGCATCATCATCCGGCGGCTCTTGTGCCCAGTGA
- a CDS encoding DNA cytosine methyltransferase encodes MRFLSVCSGIEAASVAWNPLGWKAVAFSEIEPFPSAVLAHHYPDTPNWGDMTKYKEWPDVAIDLLCGGTPCQSFSIAGLRKGLDDPRGNLMLTFGAIAAKYRPKWLVWENVPGVLSSNKGKDFGTFLGMLGELGYGFAYRILDAQFFGVPQRRRRVFVVGCLGDWRSAAAVLFERHGLSGNPAPSRKTRQGTAPTLSACAQGGGGLGTDFDCDGGLIAGTLQANGKAAGSATQQDAESGLLIARCLTRGSGGGQRYDAESETLIAHTLLGKSNSSHAADQDTYITHSLRGEGFDASEDGTGRGTPLVAMPAIAFDCKSSGQNGFGIGIEVAGTQRAMAHSNSHTNGGGHQAVAVALRGRDGGATAELGDEVGHALRASSGGGDKPHVLAYSTKLHNTQSNQAGKVYREYTAGLDRNSPPPALLTAMQVRRLTPEECEALQAYPRGYTRIPNWNGWRAMDANETPESCRAAGMEVRQTQKTNKWRVRDVDGPRYKALGNSWCVTNVRWIGQRIDRVNKILESS; translated from the coding sequence ATGCGATTCCTGAGCGTGTGCAGCGGCATTGAGGCGGCAAGCGTGGCGTGGAACCCGCTCGGCTGGAAGGCCGTGGCCTTCAGCGAAATCGAACCGTTCCCGTCCGCCGTCCTCGCCCACCACTACCCCGATACGCCCAACTGGGGCGATATGACCAAATACAAGGAATGGCCAGATGTCGCAATTGACCTTCTTTGCGGAGGCACCCCCTGCCAGTCTTTCAGCATCGCAGGACTTCGAAAAGGACTGGATGACCCGCGTGGCAACCTCATGCTCACCTTTGGTGCCATTGCTGCAAAGTACCGCCCCAAGTGGCTGGTATGGGAGAACGTCCCCGGCGTCTTGTCGAGCAACAAGGGCAAAGATTTTGGAACCTTCCTCGGGATGCTGGGCGAACTCGGGTATGGGTTCGCCTACCGAATTCTTGACGCTCAGTTCTTTGGAGTACCCCAGCGACGCCGCCGTGTGTTCGTTGTCGGATGTCTTGGAGACTGGAGAAGTGCCGCAGCGGTTCTTTTTGAGCGCCACGGCTTGTCGGGGAATCCTGCGCCGAGCAGAAAAACGCGGCAAGGTACTGCCCCCACCCTTAGCGCTTGCGCTCAAGGCGGTGGCGGACTCGGAACCGATTTCGATTGCGACGGGGGACTGATCGCGGGAACGCTCCAGGCGAACGGGAAGGCGGCAGGAAGCGCCACTCAACAAGATGCCGAATCGGGTCTTCTGATCGCGCGTTGCCTCACCCGCGGCTCTGGTGGCGGCCAGCGCTACGACGCAGAATCGGAAACTCTGATCGCGCACACGTTGCTGGGCAAGTCAAACTCTTCGCATGCGGCAGACCAAGACACCTACATCACCCATAGCTTGCGGGGTGAGGGTTTCGACGCTAGCGAGGACGGCACGGGCCGCGGCACACCACTTGTCGCAATGCCCGCTATCGCCTTCGACTGCAAGAGTAGCGGCCAGAATGGCTTCGGGATCGGCATTGAGGTTGCAGGCACCCAGCGCGCTATGGCGCACTCTAACAGCCACACAAACGGCGGTGGGCATCAAGCCGTTGCTGTGGCCCTGCGCGGACGGGATGGCGGCGCAACTGCTGAACTCGGTGACGAAGTCGGGCATGCGCTGCGCGCCAGTAGCGGCGGTGGCGATAAGCCGCACGTCCTCGCATACAGCACCAAGCTGCACAACACGCAGAGCAATCAAGCGGGCAAGGTCTACCGAGAATACACAGCCGGGCTTGATCGGAACAGCCCACCGCCAGCCCTGCTCACCGCGATGCAGGTTCGTCGTCTGACCCCCGAAGAATGCGAGGCGTTACAGGCCTACCCTCGCGGCTACACCCGCATCCCCAACTGGAACGGCTGGCGCGCAATGGACGCCAACGAAACCCCCGAATCCTGCCGTGCCGCCGGCATGGAGGTCCGCCAGACCCAGAAGACCAATAAATGGCGCGTCCGGGACGTGGACGGCCCTAGATACAAAGCACTGGGCAATTCCTGGTGCGTGACCAATGTGCGCTGGATCGGCCAACGGATCGATCGAGTGAATAAAATCTTGGAGTCATCATGA
- a CDS encoding sensor domain-containing diguanylate cyclase, which yields MTAGLQVLAASEELYRGDLQTFHAKARQIAQLQDVDSYTLIDSSRMQVLNTRHDAARPAVRASVPEEMLNRVFSYRSVAQTDLFRTPTNRYLVAISVPVVINDDVRYSLQAGISPDIAGKVLRRQALGQGWVAALLDSQGIIAGRTRDEERFIGQPAVSLLRSAVMARSEDTLESTTKEGISVFTAFTHTMDGKWTVVVGAPTNVLLDELTAALIKVILAGATIIGLGVALAVWMAHAIERSIAALIEPAVDLGRGGAFVAPPTHFVETAALGAALTETSHMLARAQQMAYHDPLTGLCNRVLFAELANQALAAATRASRPVAFLAIDLDNFKDVNDTRGHAVGDAVLKTVARRMRSAFRAADVIARFGGDEFFVLMDDANAENALSVGNSLVKSLSEQYPGVTVSVGASVGISVFPADGIDLTSLLAEADAALYAAKRAGRGRALHRATLR from the coding sequence GTGACGGCCGGACTGCAAGTCCTCGCGGCTTCAGAAGAACTGTATCGTGGCGACCTGCAGACTTTTCACGCGAAGGCGCGCCAGATTGCTCAATTGCAGGACGTCGATAGCTACACCCTTATTGATAGTAGCCGCATGCAAGTCTTGAATACAAGGCACGATGCTGCTCGCCCAGCGGTACGCGCCTCGGTCCCCGAGGAAATGCTAAATCGTGTGTTCTCGTACCGCTCCGTGGCACAAACCGATTTATTCAGAACGCCCACAAACCGCTACCTAGTCGCGATCAGCGTTCCTGTTGTCATCAACGACGATGTACGTTACAGCTTACAGGCGGGTATTAGCCCTGACATCGCGGGCAAAGTATTACGTCGGCAGGCTCTCGGGCAAGGTTGGGTGGCCGCATTGCTCGACTCGCAAGGCATCATCGCGGGCCGTACGCGCGATGAAGAACGATTCATAGGGCAACCCGCAGTATCGTTACTCCGTAGCGCCGTCATGGCACGGTCGGAAGACACATTGGAAAGCACTACCAAAGAGGGAATCTCGGTTTTTACCGCGTTCACGCATACGATGGACGGCAAGTGGACTGTCGTTGTTGGCGCGCCAACCAACGTACTCTTGGATGAGCTTACGGCCGCTTTAATCAAAGTTATCCTGGCTGGCGCCACAATTATAGGTCTAGGCGTGGCGCTGGCAGTTTGGATGGCTCATGCAATAGAAAGATCCATTGCTGCGCTTATTGAACCGGCCGTCGACCTAGGGCGAGGGGGGGCCTTCGTGGCCCCTCCAACGCACTTTGTAGAAACCGCAGCACTCGGAGCGGCGCTGACAGAAACTTCGCATATGCTGGCCCGCGCTCAACAAATGGCCTATCACGACCCCCTTACAGGGTTGTGCAATCGAGTTTTGTTCGCAGAGCTCGCAAACCAGGCTTTGGCAGCCGCGACCAGAGCAAGCCGCCCGGTAGCCTTCCTCGCCATTGATCTGGATAACTTCAAAGACGTCAACGATACCCGAGGACATGCCGTGGGCGATGCCGTGCTGAAAACTGTCGCACGACGCATGAGAAGTGCATTCCGCGCAGCGGACGTCATAGCCCGATTCGGCGGTGACGAGTTCTTCGTTTTGATGGACGATGCGAACGCGGAAAATGCTCTGTCCGTGGGAAACAGCTTGGTCAAGTCACTTTCCGAACAATATCCGGGGGTGACCGTATCGGTGGGCGCGTCCGTAGGCATCTCGGTTTTTCCCGCAGACGGGATCGACCTAACTTCGCTCCTCGCGGAAGCAGATGCAGCCCTTTATGCCGCGAAGCGCGCAGGCCGAGGCCGAGCATTGCACCGCGCGACACTCCGTTAG
- a CDS encoding putative PDDEXK endonuclease, translating into MARNKGASYERKVANMLTEATGKVWRRRVRNAVGDSDVVADDPAFARISIECKHANTLCLPTWWRQAQQQAGEQGVPVLIYRQTGARGESVMVDAHDVNPKIFPVRGGTPSRWAGM; encoded by the coding sequence ATGGCACGCAATAAGGGCGCATCGTATGAGCGCAAGGTTGCCAACATGCTGACAGAGGCGACCGGCAAGGTGTGGCGGCGGCGCGTGCGCAACGCGGTCGGTGATAGCGATGTGGTGGCGGACGATCCAGCCTTCGCGCGGATCAGCATCGAATGCAAGCACGCCAACACGCTTTGCCTGCCCACATGGTGGCGCCAAGCGCAACAGCAGGCCGGCGAACAGGGCGTACCGGTGCTGATCTACAGGCAAACGGGGGCGCGTGGCGAATCGGTCATGGTTGACGCCCACGACGTGAACCCGAAGATTTTTCCCGTCCGGGGCGGCACACCGTCACGATGGGCTGGGATGTAG
- a CDS encoding nuclease domain-containing protein → MRRTPLKNKTPMKRSATPMMRAAPIRTTPMPPPRAAMKARKKRKKKPKTVYRNPALLALAKGEECLTRVPSYCWGGTESTVSAHSNRTRDGKGKGIKAHDWAIAFACGGCHFFLDQSKAPREMKLSYFIPGLRLTRQRIMDLGKWPAEAEAGYQNLYGGASTL, encoded by the coding sequence ATGCGCCGCACCCCGCTCAAGAACAAGACGCCCATGAAGCGCAGCGCCACGCCGATGATGCGTGCTGCGCCGATTCGGACCACCCCAATGCCTCCGCCCCGTGCCGCCATGAAGGCGCGCAAGAAGCGCAAGAAGAAGCCCAAGACCGTCTATCGCAACCCCGCGCTGTTGGCGCTTGCCAAGGGCGAGGAATGCCTCACGCGGGTTCCCAGCTACTGCTGGGGCGGAACTGAAAGCACGGTATCGGCCCATTCGAATCGGACGCGAGACGGCAAGGGGAAGGGCATCAAGGCTCATGACTGGGCCATCGCGTTCGCCTGCGGCGGTTGCCACTTCTTCCTGGACCAGTCCAAGGCTCCGAGAGAAATGAAGCTGAGCTATTTCATCCCTGGCTTGCGTCTTACGCGCCAGCGAATCATGGACTTGGGTAAATGGCCCGCTGAAGCCGAAGCCGGCTATCAGAATTTGTATGGAGGGGCATCGACCCTATGA
- a CDS encoding ParB/RepB/Spo0J family partition protein, whose product MAKKSKDVYGADGQSNLLTFDPAKLTLVTDESSPLYDPRVNLPIDEAMARNIDYQGVIEPIGVSKNPETGETEVVFGRQRVKAAILANTWRRERGVAERLVPGIVYNGKRQDALDAIVSENEARTADTPLGRAEKMRRHLALGKGEDQIAVIYNCTVTTVRDTLALLDCPKVVQNAVEAGQITLTHVKALAKLAPDEQRAKVSELVAAGQGAKPHERSRKQAAIMGDRPRLKSRKEIQAELTQATGEYAAALRWVLGQGEGDAA is encoded by the coding sequence ATGGCAAAGAAATCTAAAGACGTCTACGGTGCGGATGGCCAAAGCAATCTGCTCACCTTCGATCCGGCCAAGCTGACGCTGGTCACTGACGAATCCAGCCCCCTCTATGACCCCCGCGTGAATCTACCCATAGATGAGGCGATGGCCCGCAACATCGACTACCAGGGCGTAATCGAACCCATCGGCGTGTCGAAAAACCCGGAGACCGGCGAAACCGAAGTGGTGTTCGGACGTCAGCGGGTCAAGGCCGCCATCCTCGCCAACACGTGGCGACGTGAGCGCGGAGTTGCAGAGCGCCTGGTCCCTGGCATCGTCTACAACGGCAAGCGCCAGGATGCGCTCGATGCCATCGTTAGCGAAAACGAAGCCCGCACCGCCGACACGCCTCTCGGCCGTGCCGAGAAAATGCGGCGACACCTGGCGCTTGGAAAAGGCGAGGATCAAATCGCCGTCATCTACAACTGCACGGTGACGACGGTGCGCGACACGCTGGCGTTGCTGGACTGCCCCAAGGTCGTACAGAACGCCGTCGAAGCGGGCCAGATAACGCTAACGCACGTTAAAGCCCTGGCGAAGCTGGCGCCCGACGAACAGCGCGCGAAGGTGTCCGAACTGGTCGCCGCCGGCCAGGGTGCCAAGCCCCACGAACGAAGCCGCAAGCAAGCCGCCATTATGGGAGATCGCCCCCGCCTCAAATCCCGCAAAGAAATCCAGGCCGAGTTGACGCAAGCCACCGGAGAATATGCGGCGGCATTGCGCTGGGTGCTGGGACAGGGCGAGGGGGACGCCGCATGA
- a CDS encoding site-specific integrase, protein MLEKPIYMTFASEEEGDAYAARLETLLDNGIVPAEHQLESRVLTIADLDKEYQRNAHPSDKDVTALRVVVRMEGRTPLSGISAAWVDNWIAGMKRVEKLAPASIRARVGALARCTDWGMRKRFLTMPDHPFRSLPIGYAQYTAEDQAKAGGVKREDIERERRLERGEHEALLTVIDGGVLERKRTPYEIPDKDAMRLLYLLAIESAMRMREMYTLRVYQVDLSKRTIFLDKTKNGDKRQVPTSSVARELLETFIASRGLGDDDLLFPWWDGDTDKRALARLSDKLSKLFVGIAEQAGCVDLKFHDLRHEATSRLFERTQLSETQIMKITGHKSRRMMMRYANLRGSDLAAGLW, encoded by the coding sequence GTGCTGGAAAAGCCCATCTACATGACTTTCGCGTCGGAAGAAGAAGGCGACGCCTACGCGGCCCGCCTTGAAACGCTACTCGACAATGGAATCGTTCCGGCAGAGCACCAGCTTGAAAGCCGGGTGCTCACGATTGCAGATCTAGACAAAGAGTATCAACGTAATGCGCACCCGTCGGACAAGGACGTGACAGCGCTGCGCGTGGTCGTGCGGATGGAGGGGCGGACGCCGCTGAGCGGCATTTCCGCAGCTTGGGTGGACAACTGGATCGCCGGCATGAAGCGTGTAGAGAAGCTGGCCCCGGCGTCGATCCGGGCGCGGGTGGGGGCGCTGGCGCGGTGTACAGACTGGGGCATGAGAAAGCGATTCCTGACGATGCCGGACCATCCCTTCCGGTCGCTGCCCATTGGATACGCTCAATACACTGCGGAAGACCAAGCGAAGGCTGGGGGCGTCAAGCGCGAGGATATCGAGCGCGAGCGGAGGCTTGAGCGGGGAGAGCATGAGGCGCTCTTGACGGTGATTGATGGCGGGGTACTTGAGCGCAAGCGAACGCCGTATGAGATCCCAGATAAGGACGCCATGCGGCTGCTTTACCTGCTGGCGATAGAGTCTGCGATGCGAATGCGTGAGATGTACACATTGCGCGTGTATCAGGTGGATCTTTCGAAGCGCACGATCTTCCTGGATAAGACGAAGAATGGTGACAAGCGCCAGGTGCCGACTTCTAGTGTGGCGCGGGAACTTCTTGAGACCTTCATTGCCAGCCGTGGGCTGGGTGATGATGATCTGCTCTTCCCGTGGTGGGATGGAGATACAGATAAGCGTGCCCTGGCGCGCCTGAGTGACAAATTATCGAAATTGTTCGTAGGCATCGCGGAGCAAGCGGGATGCGTGGATCTGAAGTTCCATGATCTGCGGCATGAGGCAACTAGCCGGCTGTTTGAGCGCACGCAGCTTTCCGAAACGCAGATCATGAAGATCACTGGGCACAAGAGCCGCCGGATGATGATGCGCTACGCGAACCTGCGCGGCTCGGACCTTGCCGCTGGGCTTTGGTAG
- a CDS encoding S24 family peptidase, producing MTIQEIRRANLRAWVQQNGAPSKEKSYFSQVLSGTAPIGERAARRLERDYRMGEGFLDTPPHHGDSKPIPDANPPSTWPFESIAEAEVRALPPTQLSALEGAIALAIAQLKLGINVVPPAQPRPQPATRGALVDMGAADDPFPMRIGGAQAAPWEGGHTTLQAKRDSRIRISTQTGVVANVGPGEPRAVNDKFEKVPEMADVRLAAGDGIENLAEEETGTVQFRRSFLRSIGAGAGKARVVYAKGDSMEPIIRDGAALLVVPNENLALQDIAAGGVYAINYDGKMIVKTVTRDRLTKSWVARSFNPTYPDIPLENGTSVRVLGQVVWAGARLRDDEAGQWMRT from the coding sequence ATGACCATCCAAGAAATTCGACGGGCGAATCTTCGTGCGTGGGTGCAGCAAAACGGCGCGCCCAGCAAGGAGAAGAGCTACTTCTCACAAGTCCTATCCGGCACGGCCCCCATTGGGGAACGTGCCGCGCGCAGGCTTGAGCGGGATTACCGGATGGGCGAGGGATTTTTAGATACGCCGCCCCACCACGGCGACAGCAAGCCCATCCCAGACGCGAACCCGCCCTCAACATGGCCATTTGAGTCCATCGCAGAGGCTGAAGTCCGTGCGTTGCCGCCGACACAACTCAGTGCGCTTGAGGGCGCCATTGCACTCGCTATCGCGCAACTGAAGCTGGGCATAAACGTAGTCCCTCCGGCGCAACCGCGCCCCCAGCCCGCAACGCGCGGCGCACTGGTCGATATGGGTGCGGCCGACGATCCGTTCCCTATGCGTATCGGCGGGGCGCAGGCTGCTCCCTGGGAAGGCGGTCACACAACACTGCAAGCCAAACGCGATAGCAGAATTCGAATCAGCACCCAAACGGGTGTGGTCGCTAACGTGGGGCCGGGAGAGCCGCGTGCCGTCAATGACAAGTTCGAAAAAGTGCCGGAAATGGCTGACGTTCGTTTGGCGGCGGGCGACGGCATCGAGAACCTCGCGGAAGAGGAAACCGGCACGGTTCAATTCCGGCGGTCTTTCCTCCGGTCGATCGGCGCTGGCGCAGGTAAGGCCCGCGTCGTCTACGCCAAGGGCGACAGCATGGAGCCGATCATTCGGGATGGGGCTGCGCTGTTGGTGGTGCCAAACGAAAACCTGGCACTGCAAGACATAGCGGCCGGCGGCGTCTATGCCATCAACTACGACGGCAAGATGATCGTGAAGACCGTGACCCGAGATCGGTTGACGAAGAGCTGGGTAGCTCGTTCATTTAATCCGACATACCCGGATATACCCCTTGAAAATGGGACTTCGGTACGGGTTCTAGGTCAAGTCGTCTGGGCTGGAGCAAGACTGCGTGACGACGAAGCCGGCCAATGGATGCGGACTTAA
- a CDS encoding DUF7696 family protein, which produces MTNSASKTSSESWRLQCEARHVLSLPFDRRVPYLNLVGRKRGIEAQKYLGQEVRRQFAKRRKAA; this is translated from the coding sequence ATGACGAACAGCGCGAGCAAAACCAGCAGCGAGTCATGGCGCCTGCAATGTGAGGCCCGCCATGTCCTATCCCTTCCGTTCGACCGTCGGGTTCCCTATCTGAATCTGGTTGGCAGGAAGCGCGGTATCGAAGCCCAAAAGTACTTGGGCCAAGAGGTAAGGCGACAGTTCGCCAAACGGAGGAAAGCGGCATGA
- a CDS encoding helix-turn-helix domain-containing protein: protein MSTIVMSACWPLQTKTPAQKAVLMSMADNANDEGVCWPSVAYIVMRTCAGERTVQDAIKWLIKYGAISVSRRTGRSTVYTITPAKFAPPQDSHPREIRTPARFAPPHDLHPREFRTPANPAPPPPQDSHLRGANAAPRTVIEPKEEPSLKDSPRPPEGASGRGRKKNAVSFKTFVDACQANGEKVIGDYQPVLDYCEQAKLPAEFVNLCWAEFKRRHLPGGTAEGKRYTDWRRAFLNCVQGNWYGIWFADKATGAFALTTKGVQAENVVKGAEQ from the coding sequence ATGAGCACCATCGTAATGTCGGCCTGCTGGCCGCTACAGACCAAAACGCCAGCTCAGAAGGCTGTATTGATGAGCATGGCGGATAACGCGAACGATGAGGGCGTGTGCTGGCCCTCCGTCGCTTACATCGTGATGCGCACCTGCGCTGGTGAGCGGACGGTCCAGGACGCCATCAAGTGGCTGATCAAGTATGGCGCTATCAGCGTCTCCAGGCGGACAGGCCGGTCCACGGTGTACACCATCACCCCCGCGAAATTCGCACCCCCGCAAGATTCGCACCCCCGCGAAATTCGCACCCCCGCAAGATTCGCACCCCCGCACGATTTGCACCCCCGCGAATTTCGCACCCCCGCAAATCCCGCACCTCCACCCCCGCAGGATTCGCACCTCAGAGGTGCGAATGCCGCACCCAGAACCGTCATAGAACCTAAAGAAGAACCGTCATTAAAAGATTCCCCCAGACCCCCAGAGGGGGCTTCAGGTCGTGGCCGGAAAAAGAACGCCGTTTCGTTCAAGACGTTCGTCGATGCCTGCCAAGCCAACGGCGAGAAGGTCATCGGTGATTACCAGCCGGTGCTGGACTACTGCGAACAAGCCAAGCTGCCAGCGGAGTTCGTGAACCTGTGCTGGGCCGAGTTCAAGCGGCGGCACCTTCCGGGTGGCACGGCCGAGGGCAAGCGGTACACGGACTGGCGGCGGGCGTTCCTGAACTGCGTGCAGGGCAACTGGTACGGCATCTGGTTTGCCGACAAGGCCACCGGCGCCTTTGCCTTGACCACCAAGGGTGTCCAGGCTGAGAACGTCGTCAAGGGGGCGGAGCAATGA
- a CDS encoding HU family DNA-binding protein, translated as MNKTELIDHIASKADISKAAAGRSLDALIGAVKTTLKKGGTVTLVGFGTFAVSARAARTGRNPRTGETIKIKKAKVPKFRPGKALKDAVN; from the coding sequence ATGAACAAAACTGAACTCATCGATCACATCGCCAGCAAGGCCGATATCTCCAAGGCTGCCGCCGGCCGTTCGCTCGACGCCCTGATCGGTGCCGTCAAGACCACGCTGAAGAAAGGCGGCACGGTAACGTTGGTTGGCTTTGGCACGTTTGCCGTGTCGGCTCGCGCTGCTCGCACCGGCCGTAACCCGCGTACGGGCGAAACCATCAAGATCAAGAAGGCCAAGGTGCCGAAGTTCCGTCCGGGCAAAGCCCTGAAGGACGCCGTCAACTAA
- a CDS encoding transcriptional regulator: MDLKTYISTSPRGTAATLAKAIGVSPSYLSQMASGQSPISPERCVAIERATGAVVSRRDLWPDGWDRVWPELKEAARGHQ; the protein is encoded by the coding sequence ATGGACCTTAAGACCTATATCAGCACTAGCCCACGTGGCACAGCGGCGACCTTAGCTAAGGCAATTGGCGTCTCGCCTTCTTATCTATCGCAGATGGCATCCGGGCAATCGCCCATCTCGCCTGAACGCTGCGTAGCAATCGAGCGGGCGACCGGTGCCGTTGTCAGCCGCCGTGATCTTTGGCCGGACGGCTGGGATCGCGTTTGGCCCGAACTCAAGGAGGCTGCACGTGGACACCAGTAA
- a CDS encoding phage regulatory CII family protein, producing the protein MNITTAADLTVHEYKGGSESLGPLVGISAAVLRNKVNPNNTTHHLTLAEADRLMRMTADFRILSALAHSHGFLLVKAPSHCQAESDMSVLEQVVGFMVASGVYGQEIHKALADGGVDRQELTKIREAGAGVMSAVGEINTRLEGMAEQ; encoded by the coding sequence ATGAACATCACCACTGCGGCCGATTTGACGGTTCATGAATACAAGGGCGGCAGCGAGTCGCTGGGGCCGCTGGTCGGCATTTCGGCAGCAGTGCTGCGCAACAAGGTCAATCCCAACAACACCACGCACCATCTGACCTTGGCCGAGGCTGACCGTCTGATGCGTATGACAGCCGACTTCCGCATCCTTTCGGCGCTGGCGCACTCTCACGGCTTTTTGCTGGTGAAGGCTCCGAGTCACTGCCAGGCCGAAAGCGACATGTCGGTGCTTGAGCAGGTGGTGGGCTTCATGGTGGCGAGCGGCGTTTACGGCCAGGAGATCCACAAGGCCTTGGCCGATGGCGGCGTAGACCGGCAGGAATTGACCAAGATCCGTGAGGCCGGCGCTGGCGTTATGTCGGCGGTGGGCGAAATCAACACGCGCCTGGAAGGGATGGCCGAACAATGA
- a CDS encoding replicative DNA helicase → MTDVLVPQATDSEQGVIGGLLIDNNAIDRLGDLRVEHFYRADHRVMYGEILAMIGQGVGADVITLADRIRAKGADAGGLEYLSDIVANTPSAANIAQYAATVRDRAQQRGLLELAHDTIDAVRASGAIGAAALIDQAQAGLESLAEGATRQSEPVRAGDDLINFVEYLELHADDETAGVMSTGYPDLDAKLAGGIRGGDLIVIAGRPKMGKTALALNIGLHVANGGNVLLLSMEMPKRQLHTRNVAILGGVPIPRLLQPKLMLQSDYEGLTAACKHIESLGLWLEDQGNLSLMDVRLKARQIKRKHGLNLLVIDYLQLMRGEGPNRNAEIEGITRGLKALAMELDIGIVLLSQLNRDLEKRPNKRPMPSDLRDSGAIEQDCDAILFVYRDEVYNADSPDSGVAEIIIGAGRQVDRGTVGLQYIGERTKFQSLAQGQAFGNRPVARGVRYSLMDE, encoded by the coding sequence ATGACCGACGTGCTTGTTCCCCAGGCCACCGACTCCGAGCAGGGCGTCATCGGCGGTTTGTTGATCGACAACAACGCCATCGACAGGCTGGGCGACCTGCGGGTGGAGCATTTCTATCGGGCGGATCACCGGGTGATGTACGGCGAGATTCTGGCGATGATCGGGCAGGGAGTGGGGGCGGACGTCATCACCCTGGCAGACCGCATCCGGGCCAAGGGGGCCGACGCGGGCGGGCTGGAGTACCTGAGCGACATCGTTGCCAATACCCCGAGCGCCGCCAACATTGCCCAGTACGCGGCGACGGTCCGCGACCGTGCGCAACAGCGCGGCTTGCTGGAGCTGGCGCACGACACCATTGACGCCGTGCGGGCTTCTGGAGCAATCGGCGCAGCGGCCTTGATCGACCAGGCCCAGGCCGGGCTGGAAAGCTTGGCCGAAGGCGCAACCCGCCAGTCTGAGCCGGTCAGGGCAGGCGATGACCTGATTAACTTTGTGGAATATCTGGAACTGCACGCCGATGATGAAACTGCCGGCGTCATGTCTACCGGCTATCCGGACTTGGACGCAAAGCTGGCTGGCGGCATTCGTGGCGGCGACCTGATTGTGATCGCCGGTCGGCCGAAGATGGGAAAAACGGCGCTCGCGCTCAACATCGGCCTGCATGTTGCCAATGGCGGGAATGTCCTGTTGCTGTCGATGGAAATGCCCAAGCGGCAATTGCACACTCGCAATGTGGCGATTCTCGGGGGCGTGCCGATCCCTCGCTTACTGCAACCCAAGCTGATGTTGCAGTCCGACTACGAGGGGCTGACGGCAGCGTGCAAGCACATCGAATCGCTGGGCCTGTGGCTGGAAGACCAGGGCAATTTGAGCCTGATGGACGTGCGCCTGAAGGCCCGGCAGATCAAGCGAAAACATGGCCTGAACCTTCTGGTGATCGACTACCTGCAACTGATGCGCGGCGAAGGGCCGAACCGAAACGCGGAAATCGAGGGGATCACGCGCGGCCTGAAGGCGCTGGCGATGGAATTGGACATTGGGATTGTTCTGCTGTCGCAACTAAATCGCGATCTTGAGAAACGCCCCAATAAGCGCCCGATGCCGTCTGACCTTCGGGATTCGGGGGCGATTGAGCAGGATTGTGACGCCATCCTGTTCGTGTATCGGGATGAGGTCTACAACGCCGACAGTCCGGATAGTGGCGTTGCGGAAATCATCATTGGCGCTGGCCGCCAGGTGGACCGTGGAACCGTCGGGCTGCAATACATCGGGGAGCGGACGAAGTTTCAGAGCCTGGCCCAGGGTCAAGCATTCGGGAATCGGCCTGTTGCCAGGGGCGTGCGCTACAGCCTGATGGATGAGTAG